In the Streptomyces sp. NBC_00525 genome, one interval contains:
- a CDS encoding AAA domain-containing protein: protein MNPPAPSPAEMAAAAVDGVLDTLAAGNDQALVVDSPPGAGKSTLVAQAAHTLAAAGERCIIIAQTNHQVDDLLIRLADPQTPQLRLGRLTGHTYQVPDRIYGLTGTTISTDIKDVLACDVIVATAKKWANVDGPRWRWAIIDEAYQMRSDALLLIAKLFEQALFVGDPGQLDPFSTIHTPRWIGLPHDPMNSAVTVLMNHNDATIHRLPVSWRLPTSAASLVARAFYPFNPFQAGTAPQTRSLHFTTSGMRSTLDDTIEEAARSGWALHELPPRHTARTDPEAARATVALAARLLDRGAQAVCEKHPSGRELEAQDIAIGTAHREQARLIQQLLNRTPRTHGVRADTANRLQGREYAITIVLHPLSGRRDSSAFHLEAGRLCVLASRHRHACIVVARSGIADLLDSHPSNDPVHLGVPAKFPDGWEANQHVLAHLTHHRVRA, encoded by the coding sequence ATGAACCCGCCCGCACCCTCACCCGCCGAGATGGCTGCCGCGGCCGTCGACGGCGTCCTTGACACGCTCGCCGCCGGCAACGACCAGGCCCTCGTCGTCGACTCGCCGCCCGGCGCCGGGAAATCCACTCTGGTCGCCCAAGCCGCCCACACCCTCGCCGCAGCAGGCGAACGGTGCATCATCATCGCCCAGACCAACCACCAGGTCGACGACCTTCTCATCCGCCTCGCCGACCCCCAAACCCCTCAGCTGCGCCTGGGACGCCTGACCGGACACACCTACCAGGTCCCCGACCGTATCTACGGCCTGACGGGCACAACCATCAGCACGGACATCAAAGATGTCCTCGCCTGCGACGTCATCGTGGCAACCGCCAAAAAATGGGCGAACGTCGACGGCCCCCGCTGGCGGTGGGCCATCATCGACGAGGCCTACCAGATGCGCTCCGACGCCCTGCTACTGATCGCCAAGCTCTTCGAACAAGCCCTCTTCGTCGGAGACCCCGGCCAGCTCGACCCGTTCTCCACCATCCACACCCCCCGCTGGATCGGCCTGCCCCACGACCCCATGAACAGTGCCGTCACCGTCCTGATGAACCACAACGACGCCACCATCCACAGGCTCCCCGTCTCCTGGCGCCTTCCGACCTCCGCGGCAAGCCTTGTCGCCCGCGCCTTCTACCCCTTCAACCCTTTCCAAGCCGGCACCGCCCCCCAGACACGCAGCCTGCACTTCACCACCAGCGGCATGCGCAGCACCCTCGACGACACCATCGAGGAGGCCGCCCGCTCCGGCTGGGCCCTGCACGAGCTGCCGCCCCGACACACTGCCCGCACCGACCCCGAAGCCGCCCGCGCCACCGTCGCCCTGGCCGCCCGGCTGCTGGACCGCGGCGCCCAAGCCGTGTGCGAGAAGCATCCCTCCGGACGCGAACTCGAAGCCCAGGACATCGCCATCGGCACGGCTCACCGCGAACAGGCCCGCCTCATCCAGCAACTCCTCAACCGCACCCCCCGCACCCACGGCGTACGCGCCGACACCGCCAACCGCCTCCAGGGCCGCGAATACGCGATCACCATCGTCTTGCACCCCCTGTCCGGGCGCCGCGACTCCTCCGCCTTCCACCTCGAAGCCGGACGTCTGTGCGTGCTCGCCTCACGCCACCGGCACGCCTGCATCGTCGTCGCCCGCTCCGGCATCGCCGACCTCCTCGACAGCCACCCCTCCAACGACCCCGTCCACCTCGGCGTCCCCGCGAAATTCCCCGACGGCTGGGAAGCCAACCAGCACGTCCTCGCCCACCTGACCCACCACCGCGTCCGAGCCTGA
- a CDS encoding DEAD/DEAH box helicase: MPPTPMDLRPHQKEAVTAAVNTLRTHPRASVIAACGTGKTLIAARTASRLTPRGRVMLLVPTLDLLSQTARSWQATGRKGTAVAVCSARQAIDRTPTGDLPMTTSPAELTALTSQSTGEPVTVYATYASLPTVIAAHQSHGLPPWDLVIVDEAHRTAGRLGKAWAGIHHDEQVPAARRLYLTATPRVWDPDQDRAEVPVASMDDESLFGPVAYRLSLSDAIDLGLLADYQILVPVVDDTTLRDWLATSPGAGVDGLRLAGRQVAVLKAIHDHKLRRVLTFHHRVADARAFATTLPDTAAALPTDLQPDGLWSQWISGTHPPRVRRRILLDFAAHTHPEQPAVLANARVLGEGIDVPSIDAVVFADPKNSPVDTVQAVGRALRQQPGANKKATLIVPVYLTPDENPDDLLGADAYTPLWRTIQALRAHDGRLEARLADPRTHRPTLTGDDPGHWLHFDRPTQADEVALALTLRVLKPKSAEWRRGLGAARRYHRTHHHLDIPQIYEDPTGFALGRWLTWQRHLHNQNALDPARTHALEQLGIIWNPHQQAWDRGLAHAAAYASAHGHLAAPVDHHEPETGFALGRWLATQRKRAAQLTPARTHALTGLDPHWNPAWPLTWQRSYHAARHHQEAGHILTDVPRTFVTPEGIRLGEWLRTQRSTPPTHPGQLRLLQDLGLHTTTPPSTPQPPLTAREQSFRRGLEAATVFLAREGHLNVPQRHIEHLAEGPVRLGQWLTNARRRWDRLPPERRLTLTELGIQPSAPGPGTHQ, encoded by the coding sequence ATGCCGCCCACCCCCATGGACCTGCGACCGCATCAGAAGGAAGCCGTCACAGCAGCCGTCAACACACTCCGCACCCACCCCAGGGCCAGCGTGATCGCCGCCTGCGGCACCGGCAAGACCCTCATCGCTGCCCGCACCGCAAGCCGCCTCACCCCCCGAGGCCGCGTCATGCTGCTCGTCCCCACCCTGGACCTGCTGTCCCAGACGGCCCGCTCCTGGCAGGCAACAGGCCGCAAAGGCACAGCGGTCGCCGTCTGCTCGGCACGGCAGGCAATCGACCGCACACCGACCGGCGACCTGCCGATGACCACCAGCCCCGCCGAGCTCACCGCCCTGACCAGTCAGAGCACGGGCGAGCCAGTCACGGTCTACGCCACCTACGCCTCCCTGCCCACGGTTATCGCCGCCCATCAGAGCCACGGCCTGCCCCCATGGGATCTGGTGATCGTCGACGAGGCCCACCGCACCGCCGGCCGCCTCGGCAAAGCCTGGGCCGGTATCCACCACGACGAACAGGTCCCCGCAGCCCGCCGGCTCTATCTCACCGCCACGCCCCGCGTCTGGGATCCAGACCAAGACCGAGCCGAGGTCCCCGTCGCCTCCATGGACGACGAATCCCTCTTCGGCCCTGTCGCCTACCGGCTGTCCCTGTCCGACGCCATCGACCTCGGTTTGCTCGCCGACTACCAGATTCTCGTTCCCGTTGTCGACGACACCACCCTGCGCGACTGGCTTGCCACCAGCCCCGGCGCCGGTGTCGACGGCCTGCGCCTCGCAGGCCGCCAAGTCGCCGTCCTCAAAGCCATCCACGACCACAAGCTGCGCCGCGTCCTGACCTTCCACCACCGCGTCGCCGATGCCCGAGCGTTCGCCACCACCCTCCCCGACACCGCAGCCGCCCTCCCCACCGACCTGCAGCCCGACGGCCTGTGGTCGCAATGGATCAGCGGCACCCACCCACCCCGCGTCCGGCGCCGAATTCTCCTCGACTTCGCCGCCCACACCCACCCCGAGCAACCTGCGGTCCTGGCCAATGCCCGCGTCCTCGGTGAAGGCATCGACGTCCCCTCCATCGACGCCGTCGTCTTTGCCGACCCCAAGAACAGCCCCGTCGACACCGTCCAGGCCGTCGGCCGCGCCCTACGCCAGCAACCCGGTGCGAACAAGAAGGCCACCCTGATCGTCCCCGTCTACCTCACCCCCGACGAAAACCCCGACGACCTCCTCGGCGCCGACGCCTACACCCCGCTGTGGCGCACCATCCAAGCCCTCCGCGCCCACGACGGCCGCCTCGAAGCACGCCTCGCCGACCCCCGCACCCACCGTCCCACCCTCACCGGCGACGATCCCGGACACTGGCTCCACTTCGACCGCCCCACCCAGGCCGACGAAGTCGCCCTCGCCCTCACCCTGCGCGTCCTGAAACCAAAGAGCGCTGAATGGCGCCGCGGCCTGGGCGCAGCCCGCCGCTACCACCGCACCCATCACCACCTCGACATCCCCCAGATCTACGAGGACCCGACGGGCTTCGCCCTGGGGCGCTGGCTCACCTGGCAACGACACCTCCACAACCAAAACGCCCTCGACCCCGCACGCACTCACGCCCTCGAACAACTCGGCATCATCTGGAACCCCCACCAACAAGCCTGGGACCGCGGCCTCGCCCACGCCGCCGCCTACGCCTCCGCCCACGGCCACCTCGCCGCCCCCGTCGACCACCACGAGCCCGAAACCGGGTTCGCCCTCGGCCGCTGGCTCGCCACCCAACGCAAACGGGCAGCCCAGCTCACTCCTGCCCGCACCCACGCCCTGACAGGCCTCGACCCGCACTGGAACCCGGCCTGGCCCCTGACATGGCAACGCAGCTACCACGCCGCCCGCCACCATCAGGAGGCCGGTCACATCCTCACCGATGTCCCGCGGACCTTCGTCACCCCCGAAGGCATCCGCCTAGGGGAGTGGCTCCGCACCCAGCGCAGCACACCACCCACCCACCCTGGCCAGCTCCGCCTCCTGCAAGACCTGGGGCTGCACACCACCACACCGCCCTCGACGCCACAGCCCCCGCTCACCGCACGAGAACAGTCCTTCCGGCGTGGACTGGAAGCAGCAACTGTCTTCCTCGCCAGAGAAGGCCACCTGAACGTGCCCCAGCGCCACATCGAGCACCTCGCCGAAGGGCCAGTACGTCTTGGGCAGTGGCTCACCAACGCCCGGCGCCGGTGGGACCGCCTCCCACCAGAACGCCGCCTGACACTCACAGAACTGGGCATCCAGCCGTCCGCGCCCGGCCCAGGGACGCACCAGTGA